A portion of the Carya illinoinensis cultivar Pawnee chromosome 11, C.illinoinensisPawnee_v1, whole genome shotgun sequence genome contains these proteins:
- the LOC122281410 gene encoding phosphatidylinositol/phosphatidylcholine transfer protein SFH3-like isoform X1, translating to MGVAIEDAIKQFQSLMEQVDEPLKNTFKNIHQGYPIETLVRFLKARDRNVAKAHKMLIDCLQWRIQNEIDHTLAKPIIPIDLYRAVRDSQLVGLSGYSKEGLPVIAIGVGLSTFDKASGHYYVQSHIQMNEYRDCVILPSATKKHGRHIDTCLKVLDMTGLKLSALNQIKLLSAISTIDDSNYPEKTETYYIVNVPYVFSACWKVVKPLLQERTRRKIQVLQGCGSNELLKIMDYGSLPHFCRKEGSGSSRHYGNGNADDCFSLDHAFHQQLYNYIKQQALLMEPNPLTKQDSVHVDVPEPSLDDAKIAKTIETEFHKFENQNGLKVTSD from the exons ATGGGTGTTGCTATCGAGGATGCGATCAAACAATTCCAGTCGTTAATGGAACAGG TTGACGAACCACTGAAAAACACATTCAAG AACATTCACCAGGGTTATCCAATCGAAACATTAGTACGATTTCTCAAAGCCAGGGACCGGAATGTTGCCAAAGCGCATAAAATG TTAATCGATTGCTTACAGTGGAGAATTCAAAATGAGATTGACCATACACTGGCG AAACCCATCATCCCCATTGATTTGTATAGAGCAGTGAGAGATTCGCAGCTTGTAGGATTGTCTGGTTATTCAAAGGAG GGCCTTCCAGTCATTGCTATTGGTGTTGGGCTCAGCACATTTGACAAAGCATCT gGGCATTACTATGTGCAGTCACACATCCAGATGAACGAATACAGAGATTGCGTAATACTG CCGTCTGCAACAAAGAAGCATGGAAGACACATTGATACCTGTCTGAAAGTTTTAGACATGACCGGTTTAAAGCTTTCAGCATTAAACCAAATTAAG CTTTTGTCTGCTATATCTACAATAGATGACTCGAACTATCCAGAGAAGACAGAAACATACTACATTGTAAATGTCCCTTATGTATTCTCGGCATGTTGGAAG GTTGTGAAGCCTCTTTTGCAAGAAAGGACAAGGAGGAAAATCCAGGTGCTGCAAGGTTGTGGGAGCAATGAGTTACTGAAG ATAATGGATTATGGATCCCTCCCGCATTTTTGTAGAAAGGAGGGCTCTGGATCGTCCAGGCATTATGGAAATGGAAATGCCGACGACTGTTTCTCCTTAGACCATGCATTCCATCAACAGCTCTACAATTACATCAAACAGCAAGCTTTGCTCATGGAGCCCAATCCACTTACAAAACAGGATTCAGTTCATGTAGATGTTCCAGAGCCAAGCCTGGACGATGCCAAGATCGCTAAGACCATAGAAACCGAGTTCCACAAGTTTGAAAATCAGAATGGCCTTAAAGTCACCAGTGACTGA
- the LOC122281410 gene encoding phosphatidylinositol/phosphatidylcholine transfer protein SFH3-like isoform X2 — MGVAIEDAIKQFQSLMEQVDEPLKNTFKGYPIETLVRFLKARDRNVAKAHKMLIDCLQWRIQNEIDHTLAKPIIPIDLYRAVRDSQLVGLSGYSKEGLPVIAIGVGLSTFDKASGHYYVQSHIQMNEYRDCVILPSATKKHGRHIDTCLKVLDMTGLKLSALNQIKLLSAISTIDDSNYPEKTETYYIVNVPYVFSACWKVVKPLLQERTRRKIQVLQGCGSNELLKIMDYGSLPHFCRKEGSGSSRHYGNGNADDCFSLDHAFHQQLYNYIKQQALLMEPNPLTKQDSVHVDVPEPSLDDAKIAKTIETEFHKFENQNGLKVTSD, encoded by the exons ATGGGTGTTGCTATCGAGGATGCGATCAAACAATTCCAGTCGTTAATGGAACAGG TTGACGAACCACTGAAAAACACATTCAAG GGTTATCCAATCGAAACATTAGTACGATTTCTCAAAGCCAGGGACCGGAATGTTGCCAAAGCGCATAAAATG TTAATCGATTGCTTACAGTGGAGAATTCAAAATGAGATTGACCATACACTGGCG AAACCCATCATCCCCATTGATTTGTATAGAGCAGTGAGAGATTCGCAGCTTGTAGGATTGTCTGGTTATTCAAAGGAG GGCCTTCCAGTCATTGCTATTGGTGTTGGGCTCAGCACATTTGACAAAGCATCT gGGCATTACTATGTGCAGTCACACATCCAGATGAACGAATACAGAGATTGCGTAATACTG CCGTCTGCAACAAAGAAGCATGGAAGACACATTGATACCTGTCTGAAAGTTTTAGACATGACCGGTTTAAAGCTTTCAGCATTAAACCAAATTAAG CTTTTGTCTGCTATATCTACAATAGATGACTCGAACTATCCAGAGAAGACAGAAACATACTACATTGTAAATGTCCCTTATGTATTCTCGGCATGTTGGAAG GTTGTGAAGCCTCTTTTGCAAGAAAGGACAAGGAGGAAAATCCAGGTGCTGCAAGGTTGTGGGAGCAATGAGTTACTGAAG ATAATGGATTATGGATCCCTCCCGCATTTTTGTAGAAAGGAGGGCTCTGGATCGTCCAGGCATTATGGAAATGGAAATGCCGACGACTGTTTCTCCTTAGACCATGCATTCCATCAACAGCTCTACAATTACATCAAACAGCAAGCTTTGCTCATGGAGCCCAATCCACTTACAAAACAGGATTCAGTTCATGTAGATGTTCCAGAGCCAAGCCTGGACGATGCCAAGATCGCTAAGACCATAGAAACCGAGTTCCACAAGTTTGAAAATCAGAATGGCCTTAAAGTCACCAGTGACTGA